In Sphaeramia orbicularis chromosome 7, fSphaOr1.1, whole genome shotgun sequence, one genomic interval encodes:
- the LOC115422030 gene encoding leucine-rich repeat neuronal protein 1 has protein sequence MGFVGFFMLFCTVGSSVCTGVSTSTQGGAVLCPLQCVCETRPWYTPQSVYHQAKTVDCNELHLQRVPANVSADTQVLLLQSNNISSITYELQSLTNLTELDLSQNHFTQVSSMGLSSLGHLVTLYLEENLIEELEDFSLRNLSSLEELYINHNRISSIGPKAFAGLTNLLRLHLNSNRLVAIDSRWFESLPSLEILMIGENPILGLEEKNFLPLSRLHSLVLAGMGLASVPAAAFLGLDYLESLSFYDNRLRSVPRAALSVLPNLKFLDLNRNPISRVQQGDFQNLQHLEELSLNNMEELLMVERAAFQNLPEIAKLELCNNPRLSYIDPQAFSDLSSLRTLLLHNNQLSLVSRDLLSSLPSLEELSLHSNPLRCDCLTSWGPHLGNQSHLKLLESSITLCLTPPHLTGRELQEVVSVSWGAADVGGAGGGANSCLPHISPHAFPPTMNVSARQPITLECWADADPAPQFYWVTPTGDKVSSEAVAAPIISEEGRGLSRKKKKHRLLEPGALVIEHAEPSDTGVYTCVAWNIEGADTKSVSVFVDSQGFQSPWSGEGTWQAVQPGREQPWLGNLSSTSASLVVLAKVVHAQSVVLEWKLYPRRGVLSLGQDQQDIPLPLPRWASAMVHIDNPQISYTAKVPVDVQEYNLTHLLPATEYHVCLTVSSSPPSSSSSPSSSPSSSPSPAPPSSSSPSVVHTSCLNVTTKEALFSVELVASRRSSVALAAVMGSMFALSIMALLVVYMGRRVQQHKSCGHSLKKYMQHATSIPLNELYPPLITLWESEAEKDKDDKEEEEEREGGARDEEATGSQIDTTKTYMW, from the exons ATGGGATTTGTAGGCTTCTTTATGCTCTTCTGCACGGTGGGATCATCAGTTTGTACTGGAGTGAGCACATCCACCCAAG GTGGCGCTGTGCTGTGccctttacagtgtgtgtgtgagacgagGCCCTGGTACACGCCTCAGTCTGTTTATCACCAGGCCAAGACGGTCGACTGCAACGAACTCCATCTGCAGAGAGTACCGGCCAACGTCTCTGCTGATACACAG GTGCTGCTGCTTCAGAGCAACAACATCTCCTCCATCACATATGAACTGCAGAGTTTGACCAACCTGACGGAGCTAGACCTGTCGCAGAACCACTTCACACAG GTGAGCTCCATGGGACTGTCATCTCTGGGTCACCTGGTCACTTTGTACCTGGAGGAGAACCTGATCGAGGAGCTGGAGGACTTCAGTTTGAGGAACCTGTCCAGTCTGGAGGAGCTTTACATCAACCACAACCGCATCTCTTCCATTGGACCCAAAGCCTTCGCCGGCCTCACCAACCTGCTGCG ACTCCACCTGAACTCGAACCGGCTCGTGGCCATCGATAGCCGCTGGTTCGAGTCCCTGCCATCCCTGGAGATCCTGATGATTGGTGAGAACCCCATCCTGGGTTTAGAGGAGAAGAACTTCCTGCCCCTGTCCCGCCTCCACAGCCTGGTGTTGGCTGGGATGGGGCTGGCCTCGGTCCCTGCCGCCGCCTTCCTGGGCCTCGATTACCTGGAGAGCCTCTCCTTCTACGACAACCGGCTCAG GTCTGTTCCTCGGGCTGCTCTGAGCGTGCTCCCCAACCTGAAGTTCCTGGACCTGAACAGGAACCCCATCAGCCGAGTCCAGCAGGGAGACTTCCAGAACCTTCAGCATCTGGAGGAGCTCAG TCTGAACAACATGGAGGAACTGCTGATGGTGGAGCGAGCAGCTTTCCAGAACCTCCCGGAGATCGCCAAACTGGAGCTCTGCAACAACCCACGACTGTCCTACATCGACCCACAGGCCTTCAG TGACCTGTCGTCGCTGCGAACCCTCCTCCTCCATAACAACCAGCTGAGCCTGGTGTCCAGAGACCTGCTGTCCTCCCTCCCGTCTCTGGAGGAGCTGTCCCTTCACTCCAACCCCCTCCGCTGCGACTGCCTCACCTCGTGGGGGCCTCACCTCGGCAACCAATCGCACCTCAAGCTCCTGGAGTCCTCCATCACCCTCTGCCTCACCCCGCCTCACCTGACTGGCCGGGAGCTGCAGGAGGTGGTGTCCGTCAGTTGGGGCGCGGCCGATGTGGGAGGGGCCGGGGGTGGGGCTAACAGCTGCCTGCCTCACATCTCTCCTCACGCCTTTCCGCCGACGATGAATGTCAGCGCCAGGCAGCCAATCACGCTGGAGTGCTGGGCTGACGCAGACCCCGCCCCCCAGTTTTATTGGGTGACGCCAACAGGTGACAAG GTGAGTTCAGAGGCTGTAGCTGCACCAATCATATCAGAGGAGGGGCGTGGCCTgagcaggaagaagaagaagcaccgTTTGTTGGAACCTGGAGCGTTGGTCATTGAACATGCTGAGCCGTCAGACACAG GTGTGTACACCTGTGTGGCGTGGAACATCGAGGGGGCGGACACTAAGAGCGTCTCAGTGTTCGTGGACTCTCAGGGGTTCCAGAGTCCGTGGTCGGGCGAGGGGACTTGGCAGGCCGTCCAGCCCGGCAGAGAGCAGCCTTGGCTGGGGAACCTGTCCAGCACCTCAGCCTCTCTGGTGGTTCTGGCGAAG GTGGTGCACGCCCAGTCGGTGGTGCTGGAGTGGAAGTTGTATCCCAGAAGGGGAGTGCTGTCGTTGGGTCAGGACCAGCAGGACATCCCCCTCCCCCTGCCCCGGTGGGCCAGCGCTATGGTTCACATCGACAACCCTCAGATCAGCTACACCGCCAAG GTTCCCGTGGACGTTCAGGAGTACAACCTGACTCACCTCCTACCCGCCACAGAGTACCACGTCTGCCTCACcgtctcctcctcccctccttcctcttcgtcctccccttcctcctcccctagctcctccccctcccccgcccctccctcctcctcctccccgtcCGTTGTCCACACCTCCTGCCTGAACGTCACCACCAAGGAGGCTCTGTTCTCGGTGGAGCTGGTGGCATCGCGGCGCAGCAGCGTGGCATTGGCGGCCGTCATGGGCTCCATGTTCGCCCTGTCCATCATGGCGCTGCTGGTGGTCTACATGGGCCGCCGCGTGCAGCAGCACAAGTCGTGCGGCCACTCGCTGAAGAAGTACATGCAGCACGCCACGTCCATCCCCCTGAACGAGCTGTACCCGCCACTCATCACGCTGTGGGAGAGCGAGGCCGAGAAGGACAAGGacgacaaggaggaggaggaggagcgagaGGGCGGGGCCAGGGACGAGGAGGCGACGGGGAGTCAGATCGACACGACGAAGACGTACATGTGGTAg